The uncultured Desulfatiglans sp. DNA window CGGTTGGGTCTTCCCTGCCCCGGCGGGCCATCTGGTTGCCGTCGGCGTTGTAGCTCTGGCAGTAGAGCCAGTTGCCGCTTGCCGTCGAGCCGTTCTCCTGGAGGAGTGCGAAGGAGGGCACCGCGTCGCCCTTTCGAAAGGCCTTGCCCTGGATCGTTGCATCGCGGGTGAAGCGGCCGTTGATGCCGCGCGCCGCCTTGTGCGCATCGAAACGGCCCTCGGTCCGGTAGTCCCAGGCGAGATGGGTGATGGGCTCGGGGAAGGCCCCGCCCTCTTTCTGGTAGAGCGCACGGACGGCGGCGAAGAGCTCGGTCAGGATATCCCCGTCGCTGCGGGCCTCTCCGGGCGGCTCCTGGGCCTTCCATCGCCACTGGGCCCAGCGGCCGCTGTTGGTGATGGACCCTTCCTTTTCCATCGACGCCGCGCAGGGGAGCAGGAACACCTCGGTTCGAATGGTGCGCGGGTCCATCCCCGGACCTTTCCAGAAGGCGGCGGTCTCGGTCTCGAAGAGATTCGCCGACACCATCCAATCGAGCTTGGCCATGGCCGCGCGGGTGCGGCCGGCATCCGCCCCGCTGCAGGCCGGGTTCTGGCCCCAGGCAAAGAACCCGCGGAGTTCTCCCCGGTCCATGGCGTCGAAGAGGTCGAGCCAGGTGTAGGTCCGGTGGTCGGCGAGCTTCGGAAGCCAGGCATAGCAGAAGCCGTTTTCGGGGATGGCCGCCTCGCCGAACAGGGCCTTCAGGAAGCTGACCACGTATTTCGGGCGGTTTTGCCACCAGTTGGCGCTGAGGGGGTCGGAGGAGGACGGCGTGTTCTCCTTCAGGTAGTCGGAGAGGGTCGCCATGGTGGCCCTGGGGACCGGAAGGTATCCCGGCCAGTCGCCATAGAGCAGCCCGTGGTCCGTGGAACCCTGCACGTTCGACTCCCCGCGCAGGGCGTTCACCCCGCCGCCTGCCATCCCCATGTTGCCGAGGAGGAGCTGGATGATCGCCATAGCGCGGATGTTCTGGACCCCCACCGTGTGCTGGGTCCAGCCCATGGCATAGAGGATGGTGCCGGCCCGGTCCGGCCTGCCGGTGGCGGAAACGCATTCGTAGACGCGGAGCAGATCCTCTCGGGGGGTGCCGGTGACAGCGCTCACCTTCTCGGGCGTGTAGCGCGCGAAATGGGTCTTCAGGAGCTGGAAGACGGTGCGCGGATGGGATAAGGAAGGGTCCTTCCGGACGGCGCCGCCCGCGTTCGTCTCGTAGGCCCAGAAGCTCCGGTCGTAGGCGCGGGCGCGGGGGTCGAAGCCGCTGAAAAGGCCGTCGTGGAACGCGAACTTTTCGCTGACGAGGCAGGCGGCATTCGTGTAGTGGGCGACGTAATCCCGGAAGCAGCGGTTTTCGGAAAGGATGAAGCGGATCATGCCGCCGAGGAAGGCGATGTCGGTCCCCGGGCGCAGAGGGGCATAGATGTCCGCCTTGCTAGAGGTCCTGGTGAAGCGCGGGTCCACGTGGATCACCGTGGCGCCCCGTTCGCGCGCAGCCTCGACCCATTTGAAGGCGACGGGATGGTTCTCGGCCGGATTGCTCCCCATGATGAGGATGCAATCGCTGTTGCGGATGTCGATCCAGTGGTTCGTCATGGCGCCGCGTCCGAACGACTCTCCCAGAGCCGTCACCGTGGCGCTGTGTCAGATGCGGGCCTGGTGCTCGATGTAGACCAGGCCGAGGGCGCGGAGCATGGCCTGGTAGATCCAGCACTCCTCGTTGTCGAGCGCGGCGCTGCCGACCGAGGCGATCGTGGCGCAGCGGTTGACGGTCCAGCCGTCGGGGTCGACCGATTCGAAGCCGTCGTCGCGGGTCTTCTTGATCCGCCGGGCGATCGTGGAGAGCGCCCAGTCCCAGTCTTTCGTCTCCCAGTGGTCGCTGCAGGGCGCCCGATAAAGGACACGGGTCAGGCGGCGCTCGTTCGCGGCCAACTGGTCGAGGGCGGCGCCTTTCGCGCAGAGCGCGCCCGCGTTGATCGGGTGTTCGGGGTCCCCTTCGGTGTAGACCACCCGGCCGGTTTGAGGATCCGTGTGGCAGATCACGCCGCACCCGACGGCGCAAAAGGGGCAGATGCTGCGGGTCGGCACGGTCCCGCCGGTTCGGTCAGGCCAGGCGGAGGGGCCGGATTCGGGCGGTTGCAAACCCAGGGCCTTGCGGCCGCCCACGGTCACGCCGGCCGCCACGGTCCCGCTCAGCTGCAGAAATCTGCGGCGCGTCACGTCCATAAGGAACCCGCTCCAGAGTGGCATGGTGCCGGAAGGGGATGGATCCTGTCATTACAGAATGTCACGGACCTTCTCCGCGATGGCCTTGATGGAAAACGGCTTATCGATGAAATGCACGTCTTTGTCCAGGACGCCGTGGTGGGCGATGACATTGGCGGTGTAGCCGGACATGAAGAGGCATTTCAGGTTCGGTTCGATCTCGAGAAGCTTTTCAGCCAACTGGCGCCCGTTCATATCGGGCATCACCACGTCGATGATCAGAAGCTGGATCCCGCCGGGATGCTCCTTCACGATGCGTATGGCATCCTGAGGAGACTCCGCCGCCAGAACGCGGTAACCGAGCC harbors:
- the fdhA gene encoding Formate dehydrogenase subunit alpha codes for the protein MTNHWIDIRNSDCILIMGSNPAENHPVAFKWVEAARERGATVIHVDPRFTRTSSKADIYAPLRPGTDIAFLGGMIRFILSENRCFRDYVAHYTNAACLVSEKFAFHDGLFSGFDPRARAYDRSFWAYETNAGGAVRKDPSLSHPRTVFQLLKTHFARYTPEKVSAVTGTPREDLLRVYECVSATGRPDRAGTILYAMGWTQHTVGVQNIRAMAIIQLLLGNMGMAGGGVNALRGESNVQGSTDHGLLYGDWPGYLPVPRATMATLSDYLKENTPSSSDPLSANWWQNRPKYVVSFLKALFGEAAIPENGFCYAWLPKLADHRTYTWLDLFDAMDRGELRGFFAWGQNPACSGADAGRTRAAMAKLDWMVSANLFETETAAFWKGPGMDPRTIRTEVFLLPCAASMEKEGSITNSGRWAQWRWKAQEPPGEARSDGDILTELFAAVRALYQKEGGAFPEPITHLAWDYRTEGRFDAHKAARGINGRFTRDATIQGKAFRKGDAVPSFALLQENGSTASGNWLYCQSYNADGNQMARRGREDPTGIGLYPQWAWSWPMNRRILYNRAAVDLQGRPWNPQKPVIRFIGSSEAGRYVANQWEGDVPDGGWFPMQNPDGSARPDSRYPFIMRADGLGGVFGPGLLDGPFPEHYEPVEGPASANLMNAQQVNPLLRAYDFGGLRRPAADPRFPIVATTCRVAEHWQSGAMSRSMPWLLEAEPQMFVEMSRELARQKGIRNGDRVVVASARGSLEAVAMVTSRLRPFKVNGAEVHVVGLPWHYGWLWPHAGGDSANLLTPSAGDPNTRIPETKAFMVSLQRKDG
- a CDS encoding Molybdopterin oxidoreductase Fe4S4 region — its product is MDVTRRRFLQLSGTVAAGVTVGGRKALGLQPPESGPSAWPDRTGGTVPTRSICPFCAVGCGVICHTDPQTGRVVYTEGDPEHPINAGALCAKGAALDQLAANERRLTRVLYRAPCSDHWETKDWDWALSTIARRIKKTRDDGFESVDPDGWTVNRCATIASVGSAALDNEECWIYQAMLRALGLVYIEHQARI